One genomic segment of Pandoraea sputorum includes these proteins:
- a CDS encoding ArsC family reductase, with product MTAVLYGIPNCDTVKKARTWLDEHGVAYDFHDFKKAGVNDALLGTWLKQVPLSTLLNRKGTTWRKLTPEQQAAAADESVARTLMIENPSLIKRPVLMADGKVSVGFTPDSYASRF from the coding sequence ATGACCGCTGTGCTGTACGGCATTCCCAACTGCGATACCGTGAAGAAGGCGCGCACGTGGCTCGACGAGCACGGCGTGGCGTACGACTTCCACGACTTCAAGAAGGCGGGCGTGAACGACGCACTGCTGGGCACGTGGCTCAAACAAGTGCCGCTGTCCACGCTACTCAACCGCAAGGGCACGACGTGGCGAAAGCTCACGCCGGAGCAACAGGCGGCCGCCGCCGACGAGTCCGTCGCTCGCACCCTGATGATCGAAAATCCCTCGCTCATCAAGCGCCCCGTGCTGATGGCCGACGGCAAGGTTTCCGTGGGCTTCACGCCCGACAGTTACGCCTCACGATTCTGA
- the dapE gene encoding succinyl-diaminopimelate desuccinylase: protein MTSSQGATLALTEQLIARHSVTPEDRDCQAILARRLSAIGFACETIASNGVTNLWAVKRGTRGTDGKLLVFAGHTDVVPTGPVEQWHSDPFAPTHRDGMLYGRGAADMKTSLAAFVVASEEFVAQHPDHAGAIGFLLTSDEEGPATDGTVKVVEALTARGERLDYCVVGEPTSSQRLGDMVKNGRRGSMSGKLIVKGVQGHIAYPHLAKNPTHLFAPALAELTQTVWDNGNEYFPPTTWQISNIHAGTGATNVIPGELTVMFNFRFSTASTSDGLQQRVHELLDRHGLTYTLDWSISGQPFLTPRGDLSDALSSAIREETGLETELSTTGGTSDGRFIARICPQVIEFGPCNASIHKIDEHIAVADIEPLKNVYRGVLKRLVA, encoded by the coding sequence ATGACTTCCTCCCAAGGCGCCACGCTGGCGCTTACCGAGCAACTGATCGCCCGCCATTCGGTGACGCCCGAAGACCGAGACTGCCAGGCCATTCTGGCGCGCCGCCTCTCGGCCATCGGCTTTGCCTGCGAAACCATCGCCTCGAACGGCGTGACCAACCTGTGGGCGGTCAAACGCGGCACACGCGGTACCGACGGCAAGCTGCTCGTCTTTGCGGGCCACACCGACGTTGTGCCGACCGGCCCGGTCGAGCAGTGGCATTCCGATCCGTTTGCGCCCACGCATCGCGACGGCATGCTTTACGGTCGCGGCGCTGCCGATATGAAGACTTCGCTGGCCGCGTTCGTCGTCGCCTCGGAGGAATTCGTCGCGCAGCACCCGGATCACGCTGGCGCGATCGGCTTCCTGCTCACGAGCGACGAGGAAGGCCCCGCCACCGACGGCACGGTGAAAGTAGTCGAAGCCCTGACGGCACGTGGCGAGCGCCTGGATTACTGCGTGGTCGGTGAACCGACGTCCAGCCAGCGCCTAGGCGACATGGTGAAGAACGGCCGTCGCGGCTCGATGTCCGGCAAGCTCATCGTCAAAGGCGTGCAAGGCCACATCGCCTATCCGCATCTCGCCAAGAACCCCACACATTTGTTTGCCCCGGCGCTCGCCGAGTTGACGCAGACCGTATGGGACAACGGCAACGAATACTTCCCGCCCACGACGTGGCAAATCTCGAACATTCACGCAGGCACCGGTGCGACCAACGTCATTCCGGGCGAACTGACGGTGATGTTCAACTTCCGCTTCTCGACCGCCAGCACGTCCGATGGCCTTCAGCAGCGCGTACACGAGTTGCTCGACCGCCACGGCCTGACCTACACGCTCGACTGGTCGATCAGCGGCCAGCCGTTCCTCACGCCGCGTGGCGATCTGTCGGACGCGCTGTCGAGCGCCATCCGTGAAGAGACCGGCCTCGAGACGGAACTGTCGACCACGGGTGGCACGTCCGACGGGCGCTTCATCGCACGCATCTGCCCGCAGGTCATCGAATTCGGCCCGTGCAATGCCAGTATCCACAAGATCGACGAGCACATCGCGGTCGCGGACATCGAACCGCTGAAGAACGTCTATCGCGGCGTGTTGAAGCGTCTGGTGGCATAA
- the prmB gene encoding 50S ribosomal protein L3 N(5)-glutamine methyltransferase has product MTTQKTHPFQTLRDLLRYAVSRFTEAELAFGHGTATAYDEAAYLLLHTLHLPIDTLDPFLDARLLPDEIERALSVINRRAGERVPASYITNEAWMHGHRFYVDERVIVPRSFIGELLEDALQPWVNHPDDVADVLELCTGSGCLAILAAETFPAAQIDAVDISHDALDVAKINVADYGLDDRVALHLGDLYAPLPEGKRYEVIITNPPYVNEGSMQVLPAEYRHEPRLALAGGDDGMDIVRRIIAGARERLTDDGVLVVEIGNERHFVEAAFPELPITWLATSAGDDMVFLVQAADLP; this is encoded by the coding sequence ATGACGACTCAGAAGACCCACCCATTCCAGACGTTGCGCGATCTGCTGCGCTACGCGGTCTCGCGCTTCACCGAGGCCGAGCTGGCTTTCGGGCACGGCACCGCTACGGCGTACGACGAAGCGGCGTACCTGCTGCTGCACACGCTGCACCTGCCCATCGACACGCTCGATCCGTTCCTCGACGCCCGCTTGCTGCCGGACGAAATCGAGCGCGCACTGTCGGTCATCAACCGTCGCGCGGGCGAGCGCGTTCCCGCGTCGTACATCACGAACGAAGCGTGGATGCACGGCCATCGGTTCTATGTAGACGAACGGGTTATCGTGCCGCGCTCGTTCATCGGCGAATTGTTGGAAGACGCATTGCAGCCGTGGGTGAATCATCCGGACGACGTCGCCGACGTGCTCGAACTGTGCACCGGCTCCGGATGCCTTGCGATCCTCGCTGCCGAGACGTTCCCGGCTGCGCAGATCGACGCCGTCGATATTTCGCACGATGCGCTGGACGTGGCAAAGATCAACGTGGCCGACTATGGTCTCGACGACCGCGTCGCGTTGCATCTGGGCGACCTGTACGCGCCGCTGCCGGAGGGCAAGCGCTACGAAGTCATCATCACCAACCCGCCTTACGTCAACGAAGGCTCCATGCAGGTGCTTCCCGCGGAGTATCGCCACGAGCCACGCCTTGCGCTCGCCGGTGGTGACGACGGCATGGACATCGTGCGACGGATCATCGCAGGAGCCCGCGAACGCCTGACGGACGACGGCGTGCTGGTCGTGGAAATCGGTAACGAGCGTCACTTTGTCGAAGCGGCGTTCCCCGAGTTGCCGATCACATGGCTGGCCACCAGCGCCGGCGACGACATGGTCTTCCTGGTGCAAGCTGCCGATCTGCCGTAA
- the cls gene encoding cardiolipin synthase produces the protein MVLNWLDVGFAVACLHALGIAAAIHAVLTVRTSQGAVAWAVSLVTMPYLTLVPYLFLGRSKFIGYVEARRARNEVLQSRMGETQWSGEPPVAMEAHPEFAALTAMTGMSFVAGNRVRLLVNGRATFDAIFAAIDRARDYVIVQFFIIKDDALGRALSARLLARAATGVKVYLLYDSIGSHDLPRSYCQKLREGGVQVHEFAAKKRGIFVNRFQLNFRNHRKIVVIDGNEAFIGGHNVGVEYLGEKPPLAPWRDTHISVRGPAVVGIQRAFAEDWHWSTGMVPELNRQPVASGEDMHCQVVPSGPADRLETSSLFFVTAINAAQKRIWLTTPYFVPDEAVFAALRLAVLRGVDVRILIPDRADHYVVFEATTSYAYEAARSGINVYRYHHGFIHQKVVLIDDNAAAVGSANLDNRSFRLNFELMLLTVDRGFADDVAFMLTHDFEHAGLLNKDDFRKMPKWRQIVMRVARLFAPIL, from the coding sequence ATGGTGCTCAACTGGCTCGACGTCGGCTTTGCCGTCGCCTGTCTCCACGCACTGGGGATCGCCGCCGCGATCCATGCCGTTCTGACGGTGCGCACCTCTCAGGGCGCCGTCGCCTGGGCCGTCTCGCTCGTGACGATGCCCTATCTCACGCTCGTCCCCTATCTGTTCCTCGGACGCTCGAAGTTCATCGGCTACGTGGAAGCACGTCGTGCGCGCAATGAAGTACTGCAATCCCGAATGGGCGAGACGCAGTGGAGCGGCGAGCCACCTGTCGCAATGGAAGCGCACCCGGAGTTTGCAGCGCTCACAGCCATGACAGGAATGTCGTTCGTGGCAGGTAATCGCGTCAGGTTGCTCGTCAACGGACGAGCCACGTTCGACGCCATCTTCGCCGCAATCGACCGCGCACGCGATTACGTCATTGTGCAGTTCTTCATCATCAAGGACGACGCGCTCGGGCGCGCCCTGTCCGCTCGCTTGTTGGCGCGCGCCGCAACGGGTGTGAAGGTCTATCTCCTGTACGACAGCATCGGCAGCCACGACCTGCCGCGCAGTTATTGTCAGAAGCTGCGCGAAGGTGGCGTGCAGGTGCACGAGTTCGCCGCCAAAAAGCGCGGCATCTTCGTCAATCGCTTTCAGTTGAATTTCCGCAATCACCGCAAGATCGTGGTGATCGACGGCAACGAAGCGTTCATTGGGGGGCACAACGTCGGGGTGGAATATCTCGGCGAGAAGCCGCCGCTCGCACCGTGGCGTGACACGCACATTTCCGTGCGTGGACCGGCAGTGGTGGGTATTCAGCGCGCCTTTGCCGAGGACTGGCACTGGTCTACCGGAATGGTGCCGGAGCTCAACCGTCAACCTGTCGCCTCCGGTGAAGACATGCACTGTCAGGTGGTGCCGAGCGGCCCGGCGGATCGTCTTGAGACGTCCTCGCTCTTCTTCGTGACGGCGATCAATGCTGCACAAAAGCGTATTTGGCTCACCACGCCCTACTTCGTCCCTGACGAAGCCGTATTCGCCGCGCTGCGCCTGGCGGTGCTGCGCGGTGTCGACGTGCGCATACTGATTCCGGACCGGGCGGACCATTATGTGGTGTTCGAGGCGACGACATCGTATGCCTACGAGGCGGCGCGTAGTGGCATCAACGTCTATCGCTATCACCACGGCTTCATCCATCAGAAGGTCGTGCTGATCGACGACAACGCGGCGGCGGTCGGCAGCGCAAACCTCGACAACCGGTCGTTCCGCCTGAACTTCGAACTCATGCTACTCACGGTGGACCGCGGTTTCGCCGATGACGTCGCTTTCATGCTCACGCACGACTTCGAACACGCCGGGCTGCTGAACAAAGACGACTTCCGGAAGATGCCGAAATGGCGTCAGATCGTGATGCGCGTCGCAAGGTTGTTTGCACCGATTCTCTAG
- a CDS encoding ATP-binding cassette domain-containing protein: protein MIRFEHLSLARGTKSLFEDTSVTLNPGERVGLVGANGAGKSTLFALLRGQLHADSGDAFVPSSWRVAHVMQETPAVDRTALDYVLDGDTRLREIEAKLAAAEAAHDGHAQGEAHAAFADADGYTAPARGEALLLGLGFTLAQTQLPVASFSGGWRMRLNLAQALMCPSDLLLLDEPTNHLDLDAIVWLEDWLKRYAGTLIVISHDREFLDEVCNVTLHLENQQIKRYGGNYSQFEITRGQQLALQQNAFDKQQKTIAHLESFITRFKAKATKARQAQSRMKALEKMERIAPAHVASPFTFEFRPADSAPNPMLVLEGVRCGYHLDDGGEKVILPHVTMSVQNEQRIGLLGANGQGKSTLIKTLAGTLEALAGDVKTGKGLQIGYFAQHQVETLRHDDSPLQHLQRLAPDTREQELRDFLGGFNFRGDMATSSIAPFSGGEKARLALALIIWQKPNLLLLDEPTNHLDLETRHALTMALAQFDGTLILVSHDRHLLRATTDQFLLVAGGEVKPFDGDLDDYRDWLLQHAADQRAAAREASAGAGDSASGDDGVNRRDQKRAEAQERQRLSQLRKPLQRKIEKLEASMSQLSDEKARLDAILADSATYEDAKKSLLTDSLRQQADVTARLANVEAEWLEAQEAMEQIV, encoded by the coding sequence GTGATCCGATTCGAACACCTCAGCCTCGCCCGCGGCACCAAGTCGCTCTTCGAAGACACCTCCGTCACGCTGAACCCGGGCGAGCGCGTCGGCCTCGTCGGCGCGAACGGCGCAGGCAAATCCACGCTCTTCGCGCTGCTGCGCGGCCAGTTACACGCCGATAGCGGCGACGCCTTCGTGCCCAGCAGTTGGCGCGTCGCGCACGTCATGCAGGAGACGCCTGCCGTCGATCGCACAGCGCTCGACTACGTGCTCGATGGCGACACTCGTTTGCGGGAAATCGAAGCGAAGCTCGCCGCCGCCGAAGCCGCCCACGACGGACACGCCCAAGGTGAAGCCCACGCTGCCTTCGCCGACGCCGACGGGTACACCGCCCCCGCACGCGGCGAGGCCCTGCTCCTCGGCCTCGGCTTCACGCTCGCGCAAACGCAGTTGCCGGTTGCCAGCTTCTCCGGCGGCTGGCGCATGCGTCTGAATCTGGCGCAGGCGCTGATGTGCCCGTCCGATCTGCTGCTGCTCGACGAACCGACCAACCACCTGGATCTGGACGCGATTGTCTGGCTCGAAGACTGGCTCAAGCGCTACGCAGGCACGCTGATCGTGATTTCCCACGATCGCGAATTTCTGGACGAGGTCTGTAACGTCACCCTGCATCTCGAGAACCAACAGATCAAGCGCTACGGCGGCAACTACAGCCAATTCGAAATCACGCGCGGCCAGCAACTGGCGCTGCAACAAAACGCCTTTGATAAGCAGCAGAAGACGATTGCTCACCTCGAATCGTTCATCACGCGCTTCAAAGCCAAGGCGACCAAGGCGCGTCAGGCGCAGAGCCGCATGAAGGCGCTCGAAAAGATGGAGCGCATCGCGCCCGCACACGTCGCGTCGCCGTTCACGTTCGAATTCCGACCGGCCGATAGCGCACCGAATCCGATGCTCGTGCTCGAAGGCGTTCGCTGCGGCTATCACCTCGATGATGGCGGCGAAAAGGTGATCTTGCCCCATGTGACGATGTCGGTGCAGAACGAGCAACGCATCGGCCTGCTCGGCGCGAACGGGCAAGGGAAATCGACACTGATCAAGACATTGGCCGGCACGCTTGAAGCACTTGCCGGAGACGTGAAGACCGGCAAGGGATTACAGATCGGCTACTTCGCGCAACATCAGGTCGAAACCTTGCGTCACGACGATTCGCCGTTGCAGCACCTGCAGCGTCTCGCGCCCGACACGCGCGAGCAGGAATTGCGCGACTTCCTCGGCGGATTCAACTTCCGGGGCGATATGGCGACGTCGTCCATCGCGCCCTTCTCCGGCGGTGAAAAGGCGCGTCTCGCGCTCGCACTGATCATCTGGCAAAAGCCGAACCTTCTGCTGCTGGACGAGCCGACCAATCACCTGGATCTGGAAACGCGCCACGCGCTGACGATGGCGCTCGCACAGTTCGACGGCACGCTGATTCTCGTCTCGCACGACCGGCATCTGCTGCGCGCAACGACCGATCAGTTCCTTCTCGTCGCCGGCGGCGAAGTGAAGCCGTTCGACGGTGATCTCGACGATTACCGCGACTGGCTGCTGCAGCACGCGGCCGATCAGCGCGCAGCCGCACGCGAAGCCAGCGCAGGCGCCGGCGATAGCGCGAGTGGCGACGATGGCGTCAATCGCCGCGATCAGAAGCGTGCCGAGGCGCAAGAACGCCAGCGTCTGTCGCAACTGCGCAAGCCGCTCCAGCGCAAGATCGAAAAACTGGAAGCATCGATGAGCCAACTGTCGGACGAGAAGGCCCGGCTCGATGCCATCCTCGCGGACAGTGCCACATACGAAGACGCGAAGAAATCGCTCCTGACCGATAGCCTCAGGCAGCAGGCCGATGTGACCGCCAGGCTCGCCAACGTCGAAGCCGAATGGCTCGAAGCGCAGGAAGCCATGGAGCAGATCGTCTGA
- the radA gene encoding DNA repair protein RadA has translation MAKAKTVYICTECGGQTPKWAGQCPNCNGWNTLVESVAEASTGHRYQSLAKSTPIRKLAEIEASDVPRFSSGVSEFDRVLGGGLVAGGVVLIGGDPGIGKSTLLLQSLAHLARERRALYVSGEESGAQIALRAQRLGLGAAGEGGGELDLLAEIQLEKILGAIESEKPDVVVIDSIQTIYSEALTSAPGSVAQVRECAAQLTRTAKQSGVTVIMVGHVTKEGSLAGPRVLEHIVDTVLYFEGDTHSSYRLVRAFKNRFGAVNELGVFAMTEKGLRGVANPSALFLSQHEQSVPGSCVLVTQEGTRPLLVEVQALVDTAQVPNPRRLAVGLEQNRLAMLLAVMHRHAGIACFDQDVFLNAVGGVKITEPAADLAVLLAIHSSLRNKPLPRGIVAFGEVGLAGEIRPSPRGQDRLKEAAKLGFSIAIIPKANAPKQPIDGLEVHAVDRLEQAISVVAGL, from the coding sequence ATGGCTAAAGCCAAGACCGTCTATATCTGTACCGAGTGCGGTGGCCAGACCCCCAAGTGGGCTGGCCAGTGTCCCAATTGCAATGGCTGGAATACGCTCGTCGAATCGGTAGCGGAAGCGTCTACCGGTCATCGCTATCAATCGCTGGCCAAGAGCACGCCGATTCGCAAACTGGCGGAAATCGAAGCCTCTGATGTACCGCGTTTTTCCAGCGGCGTGAGCGAATTCGATCGCGTGCTGGGCGGAGGTCTCGTCGCGGGCGGTGTGGTGTTGATCGGCGGTGACCCGGGGATCGGCAAGTCGACGCTGCTGCTGCAATCGCTCGCGCATCTCGCGCGTGAGCGTCGGGCGTTGTATGTGAGCGGCGAAGAGTCCGGCGCGCAGATTGCGTTGCGTGCGCAGCGGCTCGGCCTTGGGGCGGCTGGCGAGGGCGGTGGCGAACTCGATCTGCTCGCCGAAATCCAGCTTGAGAAGATTCTCGGTGCGATCGAATCGGAAAAACCCGACGTCGTCGTCATCGACTCGATTCAGACGATCTATTCCGAAGCGCTGACGTCGGCCCCGGGATCGGTCGCGCAAGTGCGAGAGTGCGCAGCGCAACTGACGCGCACCGCCAAGCAGAGTGGCGTGACGGTCATCATGGTCGGCCACGTGACGAAGGAAGGTAGTCTCGCCGGGCCACGCGTGTTGGAACACATTGTGGACACGGTGCTTTACTTCGAAGGCGATACGCATTCGTCGTATCGTCTGGTGCGCGCGTTCAAGAACCGCTTCGGCGCTGTGAATGAGCTGGGCGTGTTTGCAATGACGGAAAAGGGGTTGCGTGGCGTGGCCAACCCGTCGGCGCTCTTCCTCTCGCAGCATGAGCAAAGCGTGCCTGGTTCGTGTGTGCTGGTGACGCAGGAGGGCACACGGCCGCTGCTCGTCGAAGTGCAGGCGCTGGTCGATACTGCGCAGGTGCCGAATCCGCGACGTCTGGCCGTGGGTCTGGAGCAGAACCGCCTGGCCATGTTGCTGGCGGTGATGCATCGTCATGCGGGCATCGCCTGTTTCGATCAGGACGTGTTTCTGAATGCCGTCGGCGGTGTGAAGATTACCGAACCGGCTGCCGACCTGGCGGTGTTGCTCGCGATCCATTCGTCATTGCGCAACAAACCGCTGCCACGAGGCATCGTGGCGTTCGGGGAAGTGGGGCTTGCCGGGGAAATCCGGCCGAGTCCGCGCGGTCAGGATCGTCTCAAAGAGGCGGCTAAGCTGGGCTTCTCGATTGCGATCATTCCGAAGGCAAATGCGCCGAAGCAGCCGATCGACGGGCTGGAGGTCCATGCCGTCGACCGTCTGGAACAAGCCATCTCGGTGGTGGCAGGACTGTAG
- the alr gene encoding alanine racemase, translating to MPRPIKASIHTAALAHNLDVARRHAPNSKVWAVVKANAYGHGIENAYPGLRDTDGFGLLDLDEAVRLRELGWAGPILLLEGFFKPEDLAIVDKYGLTTTVHSDEQLRMLETTRLTKPLNIQLKMNSGMNRLGFAPERFRAAWERARAIPGVSQIVLMTHFSDADGERGIAHQMETFERGACDVPGERSLSNSAATLFHPTAHGAWVRPGIMLYGSSPKGLEVTAAQLDLQPTQTLEAELIGIQDVPAGGSVGYGSSFVAQTPMRVGTVACGYADGYPRVAPTGTPILVDGVRTRTVGRVSMDMLSVDLTPVPQARVGASVTLWGRGLCIDEVAASAGTLGYELMCAVARRVPIHAV from the coding sequence ATGCCTCGTCCAATCAAAGCTTCGATTCATACCGCAGCACTCGCCCATAATCTCGATGTCGCCCGCCGTCACGCCCCCAACAGCAAAGTCTGGGCGGTGGTCAAGGCCAATGCCTACGGACACGGCATCGAAAACGCTTACCCCGGATTGCGTGACACCGATGGTTTCGGCCTGCTCGACCTCGATGAGGCCGTGCGCCTGCGAGAGCTGGGCTGGGCTGGTCCGATCCTGCTGCTCGAAGGGTTCTTCAAGCCCGAAGACCTCGCCATCGTCGACAAGTACGGTCTGACGACCACGGTGCATAGCGACGAACAGTTGCGCATGCTCGAGACCACGCGGTTAACGAAGCCGCTCAATATCCAGCTCAAGATGAACTCCGGCATGAACCGCCTCGGTTTCGCGCCGGAGCGCTTTCGCGCCGCGTGGGAGCGCGCACGTGCCATCCCCGGTGTGAGTCAGATCGTGCTGATGACGCACTTCTCCGACGCCGACGGCGAGCGGGGCATCGCGCACCAGATGGAGACGTTCGAGCGCGGCGCTTGCGACGTGCCGGGCGAGCGCAGCCTGTCTAACTCGGCCGCCACGCTGTTCCATCCGACTGCGCATGGTGCGTGGGTGCGCCCCGGCATCATGCTCTACGGTTCTTCGCCGAAGGGGTTGGAAGTCACGGCCGCGCAACTCGACCTTCAGCCGACGCAGACACTCGAAGCCGAACTCATCGGCATTCAGGACGTGCCTGCCGGTGGCTCAGTGGGCTACGGCAGTTCGTTCGTTGCGCAGACGCCGATGCGCGTAGGCACCGTGGCATGTGGTTATGCCGACGGCTATCCGCGTGTCGCGCCCACGGGTACGCCGATTCTGGTGGACGGCGTGCGCACGCGCACCGTTGGCCGCGTATCGATGGACATGTTGTCTGTCGATCTCACCCCGGTGCCGCAGGCGCGCGTGGGGGCGTCCGTTACCTTGTGGGGGCGCGGCCTGTGCATCGACGAAGTCGCCGCCTCGGCTGGTACGCTGGGTTATGAACTGATGTGTGCGGTGGCGCGTCGCGTACCGATCCACGCCGTCTGA
- the lplT gene encoding lysophospholipid transporter LplT, with translation MKKGFYTIMAAQFFSSLADNALLIAAIALLKDLHSPQWMTPLLKLFFVLSYVILAAYVGAFADSMPKGKVMFISNTIKVVGCMMMLFGSHPLIAYGVVGFGAAAYSPAKYGILTELLPAEKLVAANGWIEGLTVSSIILGTVLGGALISPHISAWVLHHTPEVISSPAMAAMIIIMGIYVIAALFNLRIPDTGARYARQERNPIKLISDFADCFVTLWRDKLGQISLAVTTLFWGAGATLQFIVLRWAEKALGMTLSEGAILQAVSAVGVAIGAVVAASRIPLKRSLSVLPVGIAMGIAVMAMAFFSKDLLPWGTEWKVPLYLIVSYIFLIIVGALAGFFVVPMNALLQHRGHVLLSAGHSIAVQNFNENLSVLIMLCLYALLIWFNVPVGVVIILFGLFVSGTMWLVMKRHQANQREFDSVALIGEVKH, from the coding sequence ATGAAGAAAGGCTTTTATACCATCATGGCCGCGCAGTTTTTTTCGTCGCTGGCCGACAATGCATTGCTAATTGCCGCAATCGCACTCCTGAAGGATCTGCATTCCCCGCAGTGGATGACACCACTGCTCAAACTCTTCTTCGTTCTCTCGTACGTCATTCTCGCCGCCTACGTCGGTGCATTCGCCGACTCGATGCCCAAGGGCAAGGTCATGTTCATCAGCAACACGATCAAGGTCGTGGGCTGCATGATGATGCTGTTCGGCTCGCATCCGTTGATTGCGTACGGCGTGGTGGGCTTCGGCGCAGCGGCGTACTCACCTGCGAAGTACGGCATTCTCACGGAGCTATTGCCCGCCGAGAAACTCGTCGCGGCGAACGGCTGGATCGAAGGGTTGACCGTCAGTTCGATCATTCTCGGCACCGTACTCGGCGGTGCGCTTATCAGTCCGCACATATCCGCATGGGTGCTGCATCACACCCCTGAGGTGATCAGCTCGCCGGCGATGGCCGCGATGATCATCATCATGGGCATTTACGTGATTGCCGCGCTGTTCAATCTGCGTATTCCCGATACCGGCGCACGCTATGCGCGTCAGGAACGCAATCCGATCAAGTTGATCTCCGACTTCGCCGATTGCTTCGTCACGCTGTGGCGCGACAAGCTGGGCCAGATCTCGCTCGCCGTCACGACGCTGTTCTGGGGAGCCGGCGCGACGCTCCAGTTCATCGTGCTGCGCTGGGCCGAAAAAGCCCTCGGCATGACGCTTTCCGAAGGCGCGATCCTGCAAGCCGTGTCGGCTGTGGGTGTGGCCATCGGCGCGGTCGTCGCCGCCTCGCGCATTCCGCTCAAGCGCTCGCTGTCAGTGCTACCGGTCGGCATTGCCATGGGGATTGCCGTCATGGCGATGGCGTTCTTCTCGAAGGACCTGCTGCCCTGGGGCACCGAATGGAAGGTGCCGCTGTATCTGATCGTCTCGTATATCTTCCTGATCATCGTCGGCGCGCTCGCGGGTTTCTTCGTGGTGCCGATGAATGCCCTGCTCCAGCACCGTGGCCACGTGCTGCTCTCGGCCGGTCACTCCATCGCCGTGCAGAACTTCAACGAGAACCTGTCGGTGCTGATCATGTTGTGCCTCTACGCACTGCTGATCTGGTTCAATGTGCCGGTCGGGGTCGTGATCATTCTCTTCGGGTTGTTCGTGTCGGGCACGATGTGGCTCGTCATGAAGCGTCATCAGGCCAATCAGCGCGAATTCGATTCGGTCGCGCTCATTGGCGAAGTCAAGCATTGA
- the thiD gene encoding bifunctional hydroxymethylpyrimidine kinase/phosphomethylpyrimidine kinase — protein sequence MNLRQPSQARQSSIPIALTIAGSDSGGGAGIQADLKTFSALGAYGASVITALTAQNTQGVTGIHTPPASFVTAQMDAVFQDLEVDAVKLGMLANADVVRAVAAGLRQYKPRFVVLDTVMISKSGHALLQPDAVAALRDELLPLADLITPNLPEAAALLGVEAATDEAEMERQAQALRALGARNVLVKGGHLAGDLSPDWLVSAAGVERFNAPRIAAHNTHGTGCTLSAALAALRPRRNGWSDTVRDAKAYLNGALAASDELQIGKGIGPVHHFHAVWPKD from the coding sequence ATGAATTTGCGGCAGCCTTCCCAAGCACGTCAGTCGTCCATTCCCATCGCCCTCACCATCGCCGGTTCTGACTCCGGCGGTGGCGCAGGCATTCAGGCCGACCTCAAGACCTTTTCCGCCCTCGGTGCCTACGGTGCCAGCGTGATTACGGCGCTCACCGCACAGAACACGCAGGGCGTGACAGGTATTCACACGCCGCCCGCAAGTTTTGTGACGGCGCAGATGGACGCCGTCTTTCAGGATCTGGAGGTCGATGCCGTCAAGCTCGGCATGCTCGCTAACGCGGATGTCGTGCGCGCCGTGGCCGCCGGGCTGCGTCAGTACAAGCCGCGCTTCGTCGTGCTCGACACGGTCATGATCTCGAAGAGCGGCCACGCGCTGCTGCAACCGGATGCGGTCGCAGCCTTGCGCGACGAACTGCTGCCGCTGGCCGATCTCATCACGCCGAATCTGCCGGAAGCGGCAGCATTGCTGGGGGTAGAAGCCGCGACGGACGAAGCCGAGATGGAGCGCCAGGCACAGGCACTGCGGGCGCTCGGCGCACGCAACGTGCTGGTCAAAGGGGGGCATCTGGCGGGAGATCTGAGCCCGGACTGGCTCGTGAGTGCGGCTGGCGTCGAGCGGTTCAACGCGCCGCGCATCGCTGCCCATAATACGCACGGCACGGGCTGCACGCTCTCCGCTGCGCTCGCCGCACTCCGCCCGCGTCGCAACGGCTGGTCGGACACCGTGCGCGACGCAAAGGCGTATCTCAACGGCGCGCTTGCCGCCAGCGACGAACTTCAGATCGGCAAAGGCATTGGGCCGGTCCACCACTTCCACGCCGTCTGGCCGAAAGACTGA